Proteins found in one Anas platyrhynchos isolate ZD024472 breed Pekin duck chromosome 18, IASCAAS_PekinDuck_T2T, whole genome shotgun sequence genomic segment:
- the CARD9 gene encoding caspase recruitment domain-containing protein 9 isoform X1, translating to MKSMRSDSSSLGTAETARQYLSLATMLEEDNDETCWNNLENYRVKLISVIDPSRITPYLRQCQVINHDDEEQVLNDPSLVMRKRKAGVLLDILQRTGRKGFEAFMESLELYYPQLYKKITGKDPSRVFSMIIDTAGESGLSQLLMSEIMKLQRTVQEERQKAQELTVWLHTKENTIREMWVRDSLLRKHQERAQKMKEERDSLSKELRKCKDENYNLAMSYAKQSEEKSAALMKNRDLLLEIDHLKHSLMKAEDDCKLERKHTMKLKHAIEQRPSHEVMWEIQQEKELLLAKNQELENTLQQVAREQNLEKSLSNETLENDCSQILERRKLMNTVYNLRRELRRAEVLQDKYAEEKEMLELQCTSLRKDTQMYKKRIEAVLQQLEEVASERDQALLTREQFYTQYSKNLVERDTYRKQIRELGERCDEMQLQLFQKESQLLATEAKLKRLQLELPALTSDLDDTSSRDSQELTLHGHLDEDAQLAKKDCPEGQTQQFSTRESNLPLESPTFQECGLANEELAEKERRRMKDCFERYRRKRAMRRVPKGQHHEADWENTTGSDNTDTEGS from the exons ATGAAGTCAATGAGATCTGACAGCTCCTCCTTGGG gacGGCTGAGACAGCTCGCCAATACCTCTCACTCGCCACCATGTTGGAAGAAGATAACGACGAGACATGTTGGAATAACCTGGAAAACTACCGTGTGAAGCTGATCTCCGTGATAGATCCTTCCCGTATAACGCCCTACCTTCGCCAGTGCCAGGTGATAAACCACGATGATGAAGAACAAGTTCTCAATGACCCCAGCCTGGTCATGCGCAAACGGAAGGCAG GTGTTCTCCTGGACATTCTTCAGCGAACGGGGCGCAAGGGCTTTGAGGCATTTATGGAGAGTCTTGAGCTGTATTATCCACAGCTCTACAAGAAGATAACCGGCAAGGACCCAAGCAGGGTTTTCTCTATGATCATAG ACACGGCCGGAGAGTCCGGCCTGAGCCAGCTGCTGATGAGCGAGATCATGAAGCTGCAGAGGACAgtgcaggaggagaggcagaaggCCCAGGAGCTCACCGTGTGGCTGCACACCAAGGAGAACACGATCAGAGAGATGTGGGtgagggacagcctgctccgcAAGCACCAGGAGCGGGCGCAGAAGATGAAGGAGGAGCGGGACAGCCTGAGCAAGGAGCTGCGCAAGTGCAAGGACGAGAACTACAACCTGGCCATGAGCTACGCCAAACAGAGCGAGGAGAAGAGCGCTGCCCTCATGAAGAATCGGGACCTGCTCCTAGAG ATCGATCACTTGAAGCACAGCCTCATGAAGGCTGAGGATGACTGCAAGCTGGAGCGTAAGCACACGATGAAATTGAAGCATGCCATAGAGCAGCGTCCAAGCCACGAGGTGATGTGGGAGATACAGCAGGAGAAGGAGTTGCTTTTGGCCAAGAATCAGGAGCTGGAGAACACTCTCCAG CAGGTTGCCAGGGAACAAAATTTGGAGAAGAGCCTCTCCAACGAAACTCTGGAGAACGACTGCAGCCAGATACTGGAGCGCCGCAAGCTGATGAACACCGTTTACAACCTTCGCAGGGAGCTGCGACGAGCCGAGGTGCTCCAAGACAAA TAcgcagaagaaaaggagatgcTTGAGCTACAGTGCACGTCCCTGAGGAAGGATACCCAGATGTATAAAAAACGGATCGAAGccgtcctgcagcagctggaggaagtGGCTTCAGAAAGAGACCAG GCACTGCTGACCAGGGAACAGTTCTACACGCAGTACTCCAAGAACCTGGTCGAGAGGGACACCTACCGAAAACAGATTCGGGAGCTGGGGGAGCGATGTGACgagatgcagctgcagctcttccaAAAGGAGAGCCAGCTACTGGCTACTGAAGCCAAGCTGAAAAGGTTGCAGCTGGAGCTACCTGCACTG ACTTCTGACCTAGATGACACCTCTTCCAGAGATTCCCAGGAA CTTACTCTTCATGGTCATCTAGATGAAGATGCACAGCTGGCTAAAA aAGACTGCCCTGAAGGACAAACCCAGCAATTTAGCACCCGAGAGAGCAATCTGCCTCTGGAGTCACCCACT TTCCAGGAGTGTGGCTTGGCCAATGAGGAACTGGCAGAAAAGGAGCGGAGGAGGATGAAGGACTGCTTTGAGCGTTACCGAAG aaaaagggCAATGCGAAGAGTACCAAAGGGGCAGCACCACGAAGCAGACTGGGAAAACACCACGGGCAGCGACAACACTGATACCGAGGGCTCGTAA
- the CARD9 gene encoding caspase recruitment domain-containing protein 9 isoform X2: protein MKSMRSDSSSLGTAETARQYLSLATMLEEDNDETCWNNLENYRVKLISVIDPSRITPYLRQCQVINHDDEEQVLNDPSLVMRKRKAGVLLDILQRTGRKGFEAFMESLELYYPQLYKKITGKDPSRVFSMIIDTAGESGLSQLLMSEIMKLQRTVQEERQKAQELTVWLHTKENTIREMWVRDSLLRKHQERAQKMKEERDSLSKELRKCKDENYNLAMSYAKQSEEKSAALMKNRDLLLEIDHLKHSLMKAEDDCKLERKHTMKLKHAIEQRPSHEVMWEIQQEKELLLAKNQELENTLQVAREQNLEKSLSNETLENDCSQILERRKLMNTVYNLRRELRRAEVLQDKYAEEKEMLELQCTSLRKDTQMYKKRIEAVLQQLEEVASERDQALLTREQFYTQYSKNLVERDTYRKQIRELGERCDEMQLQLFQKESQLLATEAKLKRLQLELPALTSDLDDTSSRDSQELTLHGHLDEDAQLAKKDCPEGQTQQFSTRESNLPLESPTFQECGLANEELAEKERRRMKDCFERYRRKRAMRRVPKGQHHEADWENTTGSDNTDTEGS from the exons ATGAAGTCAATGAGATCTGACAGCTCCTCCTTGGG gacGGCTGAGACAGCTCGCCAATACCTCTCACTCGCCACCATGTTGGAAGAAGATAACGACGAGACATGTTGGAATAACCTGGAAAACTACCGTGTGAAGCTGATCTCCGTGATAGATCCTTCCCGTATAACGCCCTACCTTCGCCAGTGCCAGGTGATAAACCACGATGATGAAGAACAAGTTCTCAATGACCCCAGCCTGGTCATGCGCAAACGGAAGGCAG GTGTTCTCCTGGACATTCTTCAGCGAACGGGGCGCAAGGGCTTTGAGGCATTTATGGAGAGTCTTGAGCTGTATTATCCACAGCTCTACAAGAAGATAACCGGCAAGGACCCAAGCAGGGTTTTCTCTATGATCATAG ACACGGCCGGAGAGTCCGGCCTGAGCCAGCTGCTGATGAGCGAGATCATGAAGCTGCAGAGGACAgtgcaggaggagaggcagaaggCCCAGGAGCTCACCGTGTGGCTGCACACCAAGGAGAACACGATCAGAGAGATGTGGGtgagggacagcctgctccgcAAGCACCAGGAGCGGGCGCAGAAGATGAAGGAGGAGCGGGACAGCCTGAGCAAGGAGCTGCGCAAGTGCAAGGACGAGAACTACAACCTGGCCATGAGCTACGCCAAACAGAGCGAGGAGAAGAGCGCTGCCCTCATGAAGAATCGGGACCTGCTCCTAGAG ATCGATCACTTGAAGCACAGCCTCATGAAGGCTGAGGATGACTGCAAGCTGGAGCGTAAGCACACGATGAAATTGAAGCATGCCATAGAGCAGCGTCCAAGCCACGAGGTGATGTGGGAGATACAGCAGGAGAAGGAGTTGCTTTTGGCCAAGAATCAGGAGCTGGAGAACACTCTCCAG GTTGCCAGGGAACAAAATTTGGAGAAGAGCCTCTCCAACGAAACTCTGGAGAACGACTGCAGCCAGATACTGGAGCGCCGCAAGCTGATGAACACCGTTTACAACCTTCGCAGGGAGCTGCGACGAGCCGAGGTGCTCCAAGACAAA TAcgcagaagaaaaggagatgcTTGAGCTACAGTGCACGTCCCTGAGGAAGGATACCCAGATGTATAAAAAACGGATCGAAGccgtcctgcagcagctggaggaagtGGCTTCAGAAAGAGACCAG GCACTGCTGACCAGGGAACAGTTCTACACGCAGTACTCCAAGAACCTGGTCGAGAGGGACACCTACCGAAAACAGATTCGGGAGCTGGGGGAGCGATGTGACgagatgcagctgcagctcttccaAAAGGAGAGCCAGCTACTGGCTACTGAAGCCAAGCTGAAAAGGTTGCAGCTGGAGCTACCTGCACTG ACTTCTGACCTAGATGACACCTCTTCCAGAGATTCCCAGGAA CTTACTCTTCATGGTCATCTAGATGAAGATGCACAGCTGGCTAAAA aAGACTGCCCTGAAGGACAAACCCAGCAATTTAGCACCCGAGAGAGCAATCTGCCTCTGGAGTCACCCACT TTCCAGGAGTGTGGCTTGGCCAATGAGGAACTGGCAGAAAAGGAGCGGAGGAGGATGAAGGACTGCTTTGAGCGTTACCGAAG aaaaagggCAATGCGAAGAGTACCAAAGGGGCAGCACCACGAAGCAGACTGGGAAAACACCACGGGCAGCGACAACACTGATACCGAGGGCTCGTAA
- the CARD9 gene encoding caspase recruitment domain-containing protein 9 isoform X5: protein MKSMRSDSSSLGTAETARQYLSLATMLEEDNDETCWNNLENYRVKLISVIDPSRITPYLRQCQVINHDDEEQVLNDPSLVMRKRKAGVLLDILQRTGRKGFEAFMESLELYYPQLYKKITGKDPSRVFSMIIDTAGESGLSQLLMSEIMKLQRTVQEERQKAQELTVWLHTKENTIREMWVRDSLLRKHQERAQKMKEERDSLSKELRKCKDENYNLAMSYAKQSEEKSAALMKNRDLLLEIDHLKHSLMKAEDDCKLERKHTMKLKHAIEQRPSHEVMWEIQQEKELLLAKNQELENTLQQVAREQNLEKSLSNETLENDCSQILERRKLMNTVYNLRRELRRAEVLQDKYAEEKEMLELQCTSLRKDTQMYKKRIEAVLQQLEEVASERDQALLTREQFYTQYSKNLVERDTYRKQIRELGERCDEMQLQLFQKESQLLATEAKLKRLQLELPALTSDLDDTSSRDSQELTLHGHLDEDAQLAKKDCPEGQTQQFSTRESNLPLESPTFQECGLANEELAEKERRRMKDCFERYRRSGL, encoded by the exons ATGAAGTCAATGAGATCTGACAGCTCCTCCTTGGG gacGGCTGAGACAGCTCGCCAATACCTCTCACTCGCCACCATGTTGGAAGAAGATAACGACGAGACATGTTGGAATAACCTGGAAAACTACCGTGTGAAGCTGATCTCCGTGATAGATCCTTCCCGTATAACGCCCTACCTTCGCCAGTGCCAGGTGATAAACCACGATGATGAAGAACAAGTTCTCAATGACCCCAGCCTGGTCATGCGCAAACGGAAGGCAG GTGTTCTCCTGGACATTCTTCAGCGAACGGGGCGCAAGGGCTTTGAGGCATTTATGGAGAGTCTTGAGCTGTATTATCCACAGCTCTACAAGAAGATAACCGGCAAGGACCCAAGCAGGGTTTTCTCTATGATCATAG ACACGGCCGGAGAGTCCGGCCTGAGCCAGCTGCTGATGAGCGAGATCATGAAGCTGCAGAGGACAgtgcaggaggagaggcagaaggCCCAGGAGCTCACCGTGTGGCTGCACACCAAGGAGAACACGATCAGAGAGATGTGGGtgagggacagcctgctccgcAAGCACCAGGAGCGGGCGCAGAAGATGAAGGAGGAGCGGGACAGCCTGAGCAAGGAGCTGCGCAAGTGCAAGGACGAGAACTACAACCTGGCCATGAGCTACGCCAAACAGAGCGAGGAGAAGAGCGCTGCCCTCATGAAGAATCGGGACCTGCTCCTAGAG ATCGATCACTTGAAGCACAGCCTCATGAAGGCTGAGGATGACTGCAAGCTGGAGCGTAAGCACACGATGAAATTGAAGCATGCCATAGAGCAGCGTCCAAGCCACGAGGTGATGTGGGAGATACAGCAGGAGAAGGAGTTGCTTTTGGCCAAGAATCAGGAGCTGGAGAACACTCTCCAG CAGGTTGCCAGGGAACAAAATTTGGAGAAGAGCCTCTCCAACGAAACTCTGGAGAACGACTGCAGCCAGATACTGGAGCGCCGCAAGCTGATGAACACCGTTTACAACCTTCGCAGGGAGCTGCGACGAGCCGAGGTGCTCCAAGACAAA TAcgcagaagaaaaggagatgcTTGAGCTACAGTGCACGTCCCTGAGGAAGGATACCCAGATGTATAAAAAACGGATCGAAGccgtcctgcagcagctggaggaagtGGCTTCAGAAAGAGACCAG GCACTGCTGACCAGGGAACAGTTCTACACGCAGTACTCCAAGAACCTGGTCGAGAGGGACACCTACCGAAAACAGATTCGGGAGCTGGGGGAGCGATGTGACgagatgcagctgcagctcttccaAAAGGAGAGCCAGCTACTGGCTACTGAAGCCAAGCTGAAAAGGTTGCAGCTGGAGCTACCTGCACTG ACTTCTGACCTAGATGACACCTCTTCCAGAGATTCCCAGGAA CTTACTCTTCATGGTCATCTAGATGAAGATGCACAGCTGGCTAAAA aAGACTGCCCTGAAGGACAAACCCAGCAATTTAGCACCCGAGAGAGCAATCTGCCTCTGGAGTCACCCACT TTCCAGGAGTGTGGCTTGGCCAATGAGGAACTGGCAGAAAAGGAGCGGAGGAGGATGAAGGACTGCTTTGAGCGTTACCGAAGGTCTGGCCTTTA a
- the CARD9 gene encoding caspase recruitment domain-containing protein 9 isoform X3 yields MRDVFLTAETARQYLSLATMLEEDNDETCWNNLENYRVKLISVIDPSRITPYLRQCQVINHDDEEQVLNDPSLVMRKRKAGVLLDILQRTGRKGFEAFMESLELYYPQLYKKITGKDPSRVFSMIIDTAGESGLSQLLMSEIMKLQRTVQEERQKAQELTVWLHTKENTIREMWVRDSLLRKHQERAQKMKEERDSLSKELRKCKDENYNLAMSYAKQSEEKSAALMKNRDLLLEIDHLKHSLMKAEDDCKLERKHTMKLKHAIEQRPSHEVMWEIQQEKELLLAKNQELENTLQQVAREQNLEKSLSNETLENDCSQILERRKLMNTVYNLRRELRRAEVLQDKYAEEKEMLELQCTSLRKDTQMYKKRIEAVLQQLEEVASERDQALLTREQFYTQYSKNLVERDTYRKQIRELGERCDEMQLQLFQKESQLLATEAKLKRLQLELPALTSDLDDTSSRDSQELTLHGHLDEDAQLAKKDCPEGQTQQFSTRESNLPLESPTFQECGLANEELAEKERRRMKDCFERYRRKRAMRRVPKGQHHEADWENTTGSDNTDTEGS; encoded by the exons ATGAGAGATGTGTTCCT gacGGCTGAGACAGCTCGCCAATACCTCTCACTCGCCACCATGTTGGAAGAAGATAACGACGAGACATGTTGGAATAACCTGGAAAACTACCGTGTGAAGCTGATCTCCGTGATAGATCCTTCCCGTATAACGCCCTACCTTCGCCAGTGCCAGGTGATAAACCACGATGATGAAGAACAAGTTCTCAATGACCCCAGCCTGGTCATGCGCAAACGGAAGGCAG GTGTTCTCCTGGACATTCTTCAGCGAACGGGGCGCAAGGGCTTTGAGGCATTTATGGAGAGTCTTGAGCTGTATTATCCACAGCTCTACAAGAAGATAACCGGCAAGGACCCAAGCAGGGTTTTCTCTATGATCATAG ACACGGCCGGAGAGTCCGGCCTGAGCCAGCTGCTGATGAGCGAGATCATGAAGCTGCAGAGGACAgtgcaggaggagaggcagaaggCCCAGGAGCTCACCGTGTGGCTGCACACCAAGGAGAACACGATCAGAGAGATGTGGGtgagggacagcctgctccgcAAGCACCAGGAGCGGGCGCAGAAGATGAAGGAGGAGCGGGACAGCCTGAGCAAGGAGCTGCGCAAGTGCAAGGACGAGAACTACAACCTGGCCATGAGCTACGCCAAACAGAGCGAGGAGAAGAGCGCTGCCCTCATGAAGAATCGGGACCTGCTCCTAGAG ATCGATCACTTGAAGCACAGCCTCATGAAGGCTGAGGATGACTGCAAGCTGGAGCGTAAGCACACGATGAAATTGAAGCATGCCATAGAGCAGCGTCCAAGCCACGAGGTGATGTGGGAGATACAGCAGGAGAAGGAGTTGCTTTTGGCCAAGAATCAGGAGCTGGAGAACACTCTCCAG CAGGTTGCCAGGGAACAAAATTTGGAGAAGAGCCTCTCCAACGAAACTCTGGAGAACGACTGCAGCCAGATACTGGAGCGCCGCAAGCTGATGAACACCGTTTACAACCTTCGCAGGGAGCTGCGACGAGCCGAGGTGCTCCAAGACAAA TAcgcagaagaaaaggagatgcTTGAGCTACAGTGCACGTCCCTGAGGAAGGATACCCAGATGTATAAAAAACGGATCGAAGccgtcctgcagcagctggaggaagtGGCTTCAGAAAGAGACCAG GCACTGCTGACCAGGGAACAGTTCTACACGCAGTACTCCAAGAACCTGGTCGAGAGGGACACCTACCGAAAACAGATTCGGGAGCTGGGGGAGCGATGTGACgagatgcagctgcagctcttccaAAAGGAGAGCCAGCTACTGGCTACTGAAGCCAAGCTGAAAAGGTTGCAGCTGGAGCTACCTGCACTG ACTTCTGACCTAGATGACACCTCTTCCAGAGATTCCCAGGAA CTTACTCTTCATGGTCATCTAGATGAAGATGCACAGCTGGCTAAAA aAGACTGCCCTGAAGGACAAACCCAGCAATTTAGCACCCGAGAGAGCAATCTGCCTCTGGAGTCACCCACT TTCCAGGAGTGTGGCTTGGCCAATGAGGAACTGGCAGAAAAGGAGCGGAGGAGGATGAAGGACTGCTTTGAGCGTTACCGAAG aaaaagggCAATGCGAAGAGTACCAAAGGGGCAGCACCACGAAGCAGACTGGGAAAACACCACGGGCAGCGACAACACTGATACCGAGGGCTCGTAA
- the CARD9 gene encoding caspase recruitment domain-containing protein 9 isoform X4 — protein sequence MLEEDNDETCWNNLENYRVKLISVIDPSRITPYLRQCQVINHDDEEQVLNDPSLVMRKRKAGVLLDILQRTGRKGFEAFMESLELYYPQLYKKITGKDPSRVFSMIIDTAGESGLSQLLMSEIMKLQRTVQEERQKAQELTVWLHTKENTIREMWVRDSLLRKHQERAQKMKEERDSLSKELRKCKDENYNLAMSYAKQSEEKSAALMKNRDLLLEIDHLKHSLMKAEDDCKLERKHTMKLKHAIEQRPSHEVMWEIQQEKELLLAKNQELENTLQQVAREQNLEKSLSNETLENDCSQILERRKLMNTVYNLRRELRRAEVLQDKYAEEKEMLELQCTSLRKDTQMYKKRIEAVLQQLEEVASERDQALLTREQFYTQYSKNLVERDTYRKQIRELGERCDEMQLQLFQKESQLLATEAKLKRLQLELPALTSDLDDTSSRDSQELTLHGHLDEDAQLAKKDCPEGQTQQFSTRESNLPLESPTFQECGLANEELAEKERRRMKDCFERYRRKRAMRRVPKGQHHEADWENTTGSDNTDTEGS from the exons ATGTTGGAAGAAGATAACGACGAGACATGTTGGAATAACCTGGAAAACTACCGTGTGAAGCTGATCTCCGTGATAGATCCTTCCCGTATAACGCCCTACCTTCGCCAGTGCCAGGTGATAAACCACGATGATGAAGAACAAGTTCTCAATGACCCCAGCCTGGTCATGCGCAAACGGAAGGCAG GTGTTCTCCTGGACATTCTTCAGCGAACGGGGCGCAAGGGCTTTGAGGCATTTATGGAGAGTCTTGAGCTGTATTATCCACAGCTCTACAAGAAGATAACCGGCAAGGACCCAAGCAGGGTTTTCTCTATGATCATAG ACACGGCCGGAGAGTCCGGCCTGAGCCAGCTGCTGATGAGCGAGATCATGAAGCTGCAGAGGACAgtgcaggaggagaggcagaaggCCCAGGAGCTCACCGTGTGGCTGCACACCAAGGAGAACACGATCAGAGAGATGTGGGtgagggacagcctgctccgcAAGCACCAGGAGCGGGCGCAGAAGATGAAGGAGGAGCGGGACAGCCTGAGCAAGGAGCTGCGCAAGTGCAAGGACGAGAACTACAACCTGGCCATGAGCTACGCCAAACAGAGCGAGGAGAAGAGCGCTGCCCTCATGAAGAATCGGGACCTGCTCCTAGAG ATCGATCACTTGAAGCACAGCCTCATGAAGGCTGAGGATGACTGCAAGCTGGAGCGTAAGCACACGATGAAATTGAAGCATGCCATAGAGCAGCGTCCAAGCCACGAGGTGATGTGGGAGATACAGCAGGAGAAGGAGTTGCTTTTGGCCAAGAATCAGGAGCTGGAGAACACTCTCCAG CAGGTTGCCAGGGAACAAAATTTGGAGAAGAGCCTCTCCAACGAAACTCTGGAGAACGACTGCAGCCAGATACTGGAGCGCCGCAAGCTGATGAACACCGTTTACAACCTTCGCAGGGAGCTGCGACGAGCCGAGGTGCTCCAAGACAAA TAcgcagaagaaaaggagatgcTTGAGCTACAGTGCACGTCCCTGAGGAAGGATACCCAGATGTATAAAAAACGGATCGAAGccgtcctgcagcagctggaggaagtGGCTTCAGAAAGAGACCAG GCACTGCTGACCAGGGAACAGTTCTACACGCAGTACTCCAAGAACCTGGTCGAGAGGGACACCTACCGAAAACAGATTCGGGAGCTGGGGGAGCGATGTGACgagatgcagctgcagctcttccaAAAGGAGAGCCAGCTACTGGCTACTGAAGCCAAGCTGAAAAGGTTGCAGCTGGAGCTACCTGCACTG ACTTCTGACCTAGATGACACCTCTTCCAGAGATTCCCAGGAA CTTACTCTTCATGGTCATCTAGATGAAGATGCACAGCTGGCTAAAA aAGACTGCCCTGAAGGACAAACCCAGCAATTTAGCACCCGAGAGAGCAATCTGCCTCTGGAGTCACCCACT TTCCAGGAGTGTGGCTTGGCCAATGAGGAACTGGCAGAAAAGGAGCGGAGGAGGATGAAGGACTGCTTTGAGCGTTACCGAAG aaaaagggCAATGCGAAGAGTACCAAAGGGGCAGCACCACGAAGCAGACTGGGAAAACACCACGGGCAGCGACAACACTGATACCGAGGGCTCGTAA
- the CARD9 gene encoding caspase recruitment domain-containing protein 9 isoform X6 → MLLGADCNSLLSFQYLTGVLLDILQRTGRKGFEAFMESLELYYPQLYKKITGKDPSRVFSMIIDTAGESGLSQLLMSEIMKLQRTVQEERQKAQELTVWLHTKENTIREMWVRDSLLRKHQERAQKMKEERDSLSKELRKCKDENYNLAMSYAKQSEEKSAALMKNRDLLLEIDHLKHSLMKAEDDCKLERKHTMKLKHAIEQRPSHEVMWEIQQEKELLLAKNQELENTLQQVAREQNLEKSLSNETLENDCSQILERRKLMNTVYNLRRELRRAEVLQDKYAEEKEMLELQCTSLRKDTQMYKKRIEAVLQQLEEVASERDQALLTREQFYTQYSKNLVERDTYRKQIRELGERCDEMQLQLFQKESQLLATEAKLKRLQLELPALTSDLDDTSSRDSQELTLHGHLDEDAQLAKKDCPEGQTQQFSTRESNLPLESPTFQECGLANEELAEKERRRMKDCFERYRRKRAMRRVPKGQHHEADWENTTGSDNTDTEGS, encoded by the exons ATGCTCTTGGGAGCAGATTGCAATAGCTTGCTTTCCTTCCAGTACCTAACAG GTGTTCTCCTGGACATTCTTCAGCGAACGGGGCGCAAGGGCTTTGAGGCATTTATGGAGAGTCTTGAGCTGTATTATCCACAGCTCTACAAGAAGATAACCGGCAAGGACCCAAGCAGGGTTTTCTCTATGATCATAG ACACGGCCGGAGAGTCCGGCCTGAGCCAGCTGCTGATGAGCGAGATCATGAAGCTGCAGAGGACAgtgcaggaggagaggcagaaggCCCAGGAGCTCACCGTGTGGCTGCACACCAAGGAGAACACGATCAGAGAGATGTGGGtgagggacagcctgctccgcAAGCACCAGGAGCGGGCGCAGAAGATGAAGGAGGAGCGGGACAGCCTGAGCAAGGAGCTGCGCAAGTGCAAGGACGAGAACTACAACCTGGCCATGAGCTACGCCAAACAGAGCGAGGAGAAGAGCGCTGCCCTCATGAAGAATCGGGACCTGCTCCTAGAG ATCGATCACTTGAAGCACAGCCTCATGAAGGCTGAGGATGACTGCAAGCTGGAGCGTAAGCACACGATGAAATTGAAGCATGCCATAGAGCAGCGTCCAAGCCACGAGGTGATGTGGGAGATACAGCAGGAGAAGGAGTTGCTTTTGGCCAAGAATCAGGAGCTGGAGAACACTCTCCAG CAGGTTGCCAGGGAACAAAATTTGGAGAAGAGCCTCTCCAACGAAACTCTGGAGAACGACTGCAGCCAGATACTGGAGCGCCGCAAGCTGATGAACACCGTTTACAACCTTCGCAGGGAGCTGCGACGAGCCGAGGTGCTCCAAGACAAA TAcgcagaagaaaaggagatgcTTGAGCTACAGTGCACGTCCCTGAGGAAGGATACCCAGATGTATAAAAAACGGATCGAAGccgtcctgcagcagctggaggaagtGGCTTCAGAAAGAGACCAG GCACTGCTGACCAGGGAACAGTTCTACACGCAGTACTCCAAGAACCTGGTCGAGAGGGACACCTACCGAAAACAGATTCGGGAGCTGGGGGAGCGATGTGACgagatgcagctgcagctcttccaAAAGGAGAGCCAGCTACTGGCTACTGAAGCCAAGCTGAAAAGGTTGCAGCTGGAGCTACCTGCACTG ACTTCTGACCTAGATGACACCTCTTCCAGAGATTCCCAGGAA CTTACTCTTCATGGTCATCTAGATGAAGATGCACAGCTGGCTAAAA aAGACTGCCCTGAAGGACAAACCCAGCAATTTAGCACCCGAGAGAGCAATCTGCCTCTGGAGTCACCCACT TTCCAGGAGTGTGGCTTGGCCAATGAGGAACTGGCAGAAAAGGAGCGGAGGAGGATGAAGGACTGCTTTGAGCGTTACCGAAG aaaaagggCAATGCGAAGAGTACCAAAGGGGCAGCACCACGAAGCAGACTGGGAAAACACCACGGGCAGCGACAACACTGATACCGAGGGCTCGTAA